In Humulus lupulus chromosome 7, drHumLupu1.1, whole genome shotgun sequence, the following are encoded in one genomic region:
- the LOC133791209 gene encoding uncharacterized protein LOC133791209 isoform X2, translating to MEKAKQFLQPSQEDSEIISRLAIPTHRPGAESNFYDDFSLKGIRVDRVEPGLVVCTFKVPPRLTDRNGKLATGAIANLVDEVGGAVVHTEGLPMNVSVDMSISFLSTAMVGDELEITSRVLGQKGGYSGTVVLLKNKVTGELIAEGRHSLFGKHASKL from the exons ATGGAAAAGGCAAAGCAATTTCTGCAACCGAGCCAAGAAGACTCGGAAATCATCTCGCGACTCGCCATTCCTACCCACCGACCCGGCGCTGAGTCGAACTTCTACGACGATTTTTCCCTCAAAGGCATCCGAGTCGACCGAGTCGAACCAGGTCTAGTTGTTTGTACCTTCAAGGTCCCTCCTCGCCTTACC GATAGGAATGGAAAATTAGCTACAGGCGCAATTGCAAATCTGGTTGATGAAGTCGGCGGTGCAGTAGTTCATACTGAGGGTCTACCCATGAATGTATCAGTGGATATGTCCATTTCATTTTTATCTACGGCCATGGTTGGT GATGAATTGGAGATTACATCAAGGGTTTTAGGACAAAAAGGAGGCTATTCTGGAACTGTAGTGCTATTAAAGAACAAAGTAACTGGAGAGCTAATTGCTGAAGGTCGACATTCATTGTTTGGAAAACATGCTAGCAAGCTCTGA
- the LOC133791209 gene encoding uncharacterized protein LOC133791209 isoform X1, with protein MEKAKQFLQPSQEDSEIISRLAIPTHRPGAESNFYDDFSLKGIRVDRVEPGLVVCTFKVPPRLTQDRNGKLATGAIANLVDEVGGAVVHTEGLPMNVSVDMSISFLSTAMVGDELEITSRVLGQKGGYSGTVVLLKNKVTGELIAEGRHSLFGKHASKL; from the exons ATGGAAAAGGCAAAGCAATTTCTGCAACCGAGCCAAGAAGACTCGGAAATCATCTCGCGACTCGCCATTCCTACCCACCGACCCGGCGCTGAGTCGAACTTCTACGACGATTTTTCCCTCAAAGGCATCCGAGTCGACCGAGTCGAACCAGGTCTAGTTGTTTGTACCTTCAAGGTCCCTCCTCGCCTTACC CAGGATAGGAATGGAAAATTAGCTACAGGCGCAATTGCAAATCTGGTTGATGAAGTCGGCGGTGCAGTAGTTCATACTGAGGGTCTACCCATGAATGTATCAGTGGATATGTCCATTTCATTTTTATCTACGGCCATGGTTGGT GATGAATTGGAGATTACATCAAGGGTTTTAGGACAAAAAGGAGGCTATTCTGGAACTGTAGTGCTATTAAAGAACAAAGTAACTGGAGAGCTAATTGCTGAAGGTCGACATTCATTGTTTGGAAAACATGCTAGCAAGCTCTGA